The DNA sequence GTTCGCCGACCTCCCGATCGTGCCGGCTCCGCTCACGCTGCGGGAGAACCGTTTCACTCGCACGAACGTCGCTTACAGTGTCATCCATCACAACCTGCCCTCGATATCCGAACCAGGATGGAAGGTGCTGCACATCGTCAAGGGTGACCGCCGCCATCCCTTGAACCCCAATGAGCGTGCGCTCATGGTAACGCTCATGGTGTTCTTTGCCATCCTCTACATCATCATCGTCGGGCTTGCGCTCATCGTGCACCGATCTCTCACCATGCATCGCGAGGTCAAGCGGCAGGCGGCGGAGCTCATCCGCATCAATGAGGAAGTGCGTGAATTCGCGTCGATCGCATCGCATGACCTTCGGGAGCCGCTCAGGCTTATCACCAATTATCTCGAGCTCCTCGGCCGCCGATACCAGGGCGTGCTCGATGACAAGGGGCATGAATTCATCGCTGCCGCGGTTCGCAGCGGCAATAAGATGAACCATCTCATAAGCGACCTGCTCGCGTATTCGCGCGCGGGTGTAGCCCCAAAACGCATGCAGACCGTACACTGTTCGCTCATCATCGACGAGGTCCGCGCAAACCTGCGCATCGCGATAGAGGAGAGCGGCGCAACGATACGTGCATCCGATCTGCCGGTGATCACAGCCGACCCGGTACAGTTCGTGCAGCTGTTCCAGAACCTTATCGAGAATGCGATAAAATTCCAAGCGCCGGGGATCGCCCCGCTCATTACGATCACCGCCGAGCGGCAGCAGAACGCCTGGCTCTTCTCTGTGGCGGACAACGGCATCGGCATTCCGAAGGAACATATCGAGAACATATTCCTCGTCTTTCACCGCGGGGCGGGGGGGAGGGCCGGCACCGGTCTCGGACTCGCCATCGCAAAACGTGTCGTCGAAGCGCACGGCGGAACGATACGGGCGACTTCCGACAGTACCGGCAGCACGTTCCATTTCACCATTTGTGACGGCAGATGAACCCGCTCATTATTGCCGGTGTTGACGTCGGGAGATATTTCCTTGCGCCCCTCGCTGGCTTCTCCGATTTCCCGTTCCGCCGGCGCGCCCGCGCCTTCGGCGCCGACCTCGTGTATACCGAAATGGTGAGCGCCGCAGCGCTCGCACGACGAAGCAAAAAAACATATCGCTACACCGAACACCGCCCGGACGAATCACCCATAGCGCTCCAGCTCTTCGGCGGTGTACCCGAGGACTTCGCACGCGCCGTATCGCTCAACGATTTCTCATCGTTTGACTTCATCGATATCAATATGGGCTGTCCTGTGAAGAAGGTGACCAGGACCGGCGGCGGCGCATCGCTGCTGTCGGATATCGAGCGTATGCATCGTATCGTGACCAGTGTCAGAGAGAACACCGCCATCCCGGTGTGCGTGAAGATACGGCTGGGTGACCGCCCGAGCGAAGGCGGGGAGATCGAGCGTCTTCATGCGCTCATCGACGCCGGGGCGGTGTTCATTGCCGTGCATGCCCGTTATCGCACGGAAATGTTCGGCGGAACGCCCCACTGGGATACGCTCGCAAAAATCGTCGAAGCATCATCGGTACCGATAATCGCCAACGGCGATATACTCACTGCAGGTGATGTTACGCGAGTATTATCGGATACCAAAGCGGCCGCGGTCATGATAGGACGGGGCGCCATCGGTAAACCATGGATATTCAGGGAGCTGCGTGCAGCGGGCGTTCCGCCGCGGACGACCGCGGATGAAATAAAGACGGTCATGCGGCTTGAGCTCGCGGATATGGTGGAACTGTACGGACCGGCATACGGCGTAAAGGAATTCAGAAAGCATTTCGTGAAATTCCTGCGCAATTTCAGGATCACGCGCGAGGAAAGAACGACCGTGTTGAGGCTCGAGGATCAGTCAGGCGTTCTCGCCTTCATCGACACCCTAGAGGGTAAGGCGTAACCCATCGTAGGCGGGCATCATGCCCCGCGGCAGTTCTTTCGCGAGCTCCGCATGCTTCACATCATGGGTGAAATGAACGAAATAGGTCCTCTCCGCGCCGATACGCGTCGCCATATCGACCGCCTCCTGCAGTGAAAAATGCGTCGAATGCTTCCGATACCTGAGCGCATTGAGCACAAGCACACGCGAACCCCTTGCCGCACGGACGACGGCGTCGGGGATAAAGCTCGCATCGGTAATGTATGACATGTCACCGATGCGATAACCGAGGATATCGAGAATACCGTGTTTGACCGGGAGCGGAACGACGCGAAGACCGAACAGTGTGAACGGCCGTGTCGTCTCCCGGAGCTCGATCTGCGACACGCCGCCGCCGCGCTGCTTCGGATTGAAAAAATATCCGAAACGCTCATGGATCTCGGCCACACCGAGACGATTGCAATAGACAGGCATGGTCCCCGTGATCCTGTTGAG is a window from the Spirochaetota bacterium genome containing:
- a CDS encoding ATP-binding protein → MIRMLSTNRVLVISVAVILILLSLAAAVFHSIAETLRYEAFIDTKRKAMAPTVAMIDSYVLSTSLRAVTALAALPESAETARGKRGLSDASTAAAFTFALNEHRASLVFIMNSEGTVTASLPAPGRPNITGNNYRFRKYFLSAVSGTPIIYPAVGVTTMERGFYSAAPIRVRNAVVGVAVIKIDASVIDELLAAHRNIALIVSPNNVVFSANDTNWILHSILPPTNGTTNFGRQFADLPIVPAPLTLRENRFTRTNVAYSVIHHNLPSISEPGWKVLHIVKGDRRHPLNPNERALMVTLMVFFAILYIIIVGLALIVHRSLTMHREVKRQAAELIRINEEVREFASIASHDLREPLRLITNYLELLGRRYQGVLDDKGHEFIAAAVRSGNKMNHLISDLLAYSRAGVAPKRMQTVHCSLIIDEVRANLRIAIEESGATIRASDLPVITADPVQFVQLFQNLIENAIKFQAPGIAPLITITAERQQNAWLFSVADNGIGIPKEHIENIFLVFHRGAGGRAGTGLGLAIAKRVVEAHGGTIRATSDSTGSTFHFTICDGR
- a CDS encoding MBL fold metallo-hydrolase, which codes for MRFTFLGTGTSDGVPMIACDCAVCKSRDRRDVRTRTSAMIEHEGRVILIDASFDMREQMLRENVKRLDAILLTHPHADHVFGLDDLRQLNRITGTMPVYCNRLGVAEIHERFGYFFNPKQRGGGVSQIELRETTRPFTLFGLRVVPLPVKHGILDILGYRIGDMSYITDASFIPDAVVRAARGSRVLVLNALRYRKHSTHFSLQEAVDMATRIGAERTYFVHFTHDVKHAELAKELPRGMMPAYDGLRLTL
- a CDS encoding tRNA-dihydrouridine synthase family protein, yielding MNPLIIAGVDVGRYFLAPLAGFSDFPFRRRARAFGADLVYTEMVSAAALARRSKKTYRYTEHRPDESPIALQLFGGVPEDFARAVSLNDFSSFDFIDINMGCPVKKVTRTGGGASLLSDIERMHRIVTSVRENTAIPVCVKIRLGDRPSEGGEIERLHALIDAGAVFIAVHARYRTEMFGGTPHWDTLAKIVEASSVPIIANGDILTAGDVTRVLSDTKAAAVMIGRGAIGKPWIFRELRAAGVPPRTTADEIKTVMRLELADMVELYGPAYGVKEFRKHFVKFLRNFRITREERTTVLRLEDQSGVLAFIDTLEGKA